One stretch of Nocardioides perillae DNA includes these proteins:
- a CDS encoding cyclic nucleotide-binding domain-containing protein, translated as MDNDVLRQAPLFSALDDEAATALRASMSETRLRRGEVLFHEGDTGDKLYVILDGKVKLGRTSSDGRENLLAILGPGQMFGELSLFDPGPRSGTVTAVTEAVFASLSHEDLLRWLDGRPTVARGLLAQLAARLRKANDVVADLVFSDVPGRVAKALLDLADRFGRTADDGVHVHHDLTQEELAQLVGASRETVNKALADFASRGWLRLEPRSVVIMDIERLSRRAR; from the coding sequence GTGGACAACGACGTGCTGCGCCAGGCCCCGCTGTTCAGCGCGCTCGACGACGAGGCCGCCACCGCCCTCCGGGCCTCGATGTCGGAGACCCGGCTGCGCCGCGGCGAGGTCCTCTTCCACGAGGGCGACACCGGCGACAAGCTCTACGTCATCCTCGACGGCAAGGTGAAGCTGGGCCGCACCTCCTCCGACGGCCGCGAGAACCTCCTCGCCATCCTCGGCCCCGGCCAGATGTTCGGCGAGCTCTCGCTCTTCGACCCCGGCCCCCGCTCCGGCACCGTCACCGCCGTGACCGAGGCGGTGTTCGCCTCGCTCTCCCACGAGGACCTGCTGCGCTGGCTCGACGGGCGCCCCACGGTCGCCCGCGGCCTGCTCGCCCAGCTCGCCGCGCGCCTGCGCAAGGCCAACGACGTCGTCGCCGACCTGGTCTTCTCCGACGTCCCGGGCCGCGTGGCCAAGGCGCTGCTCGACCTCGCCGACCGCTTCGGTCGCACCGCCGACGACGGCGTGCACGTGCACCACGACCTCACCCAGGAGGAGCTGGCCCAGCTGGTGGGCGCCTCCCGCGAGACCGTCAACAAGGCCCTCGCCGACTTCGCGTCGCGCGGCTGGCTGCGCCTCGAGCCCCGCTCGGTCGTGATCATGGACATCGAGCGCCTCTCCCGGCGGGCCCGCTGA